The proteins below are encoded in one region of Phaseolus vulgaris cultivar G19833 chromosome 1, P. vulgaris v2.0, whole genome shotgun sequence:
- the LOC137813845 gene encoding GATA transcription factor 7-like, translated as MNMNMCQNVSVSSECHQEQVFAPSCSSSLDDLFSAQNTEVDVELEWLSEFVEDCFSSPPSFVLGASGVKTTITSTDPSSGTLKRAQQHESPLQNFAVPGKARSKRKRLSAPRTKDPLSIWSHHLNPQNEALSSDPPLLKQAYWLADSELIMPKPKEEQEVSKVDGEVVEKGVVIIRKESFGDSELEGSNGQQPMPRRCTHCLAQRTPQWRAGPLGPKTLCNACGVRYKSGRLLPEYRPAKSPTFVSYLHSNSHKKVMEMRMSVYSSISSEQ; from the exons ATGAACATGAATATGTGCCAAAATGTATCAGTTTCCTCTGAATGCCACCAAGAGCAGGTCTTTGCCCCTTCTTGCTCAAGCAGCCTTGATGACCTCTTCTCTGCTCAGAACACG GAAGTGGATGTTGAGTTGGAGTGGCTTTCAGAGTTTGTTGAAGACTGCTTTTCAAGTCCCCCAAGCTTTGTATTGGGAGCTTCCGGGGTTAAGACTACAATCACAAGCACCGACCCTTCTTCAGGTACATTGAAGAGAGCCCAACAACATGAGTCTCCTTTGCAAAATTTTGCTGTGCCTGGGAAGGCGAGGAGCAAAAGGAAAAGGCTTTCAGCCCCTAGAACCAAGGACCCTTTAAGCATATGGTCACACCATTTGAACCCCCAAAATGAAGCCTTGAGTTCTGACCCTCCTCTGCTCAAACAGGCTTATTGGTTGGCTGACAGTGAACTCATTATGCCTAAGCCAAAGGAGGAGCAAGAAGTGAGCAAAGTGGATGGGGAAGTGGTGGAGAAGGGAGTAGTGATTATTAGGAAGGAAAGCTTTGGGGACTCTGAGCTTGAAGGTAGCAACGGTCAACAACCAATGCCAAGGAGGTGCACCCATTGCTTGGCTCAGAGGACCCCACAGTGGAGGGCAGGACCATTAGGTCCAAAGACACTTTGCAATGCATGTGGAGTTAGGTACAAGTCTGGTAGGTTGCTACCAGAGTATAGGCCAGCCAAGAGTCCCACTTTTGTAAGCTACTTGCACTCCAATTCCCACAAGAAAGTCATGGAGATGAGGATGTCTGTTTACTCTTCCATTTCTAGTGAGCAGTAG